The following are encoded in a window of Naumovozyma castellii chromosome 10, complete genome genomic DNA:
- the LSP1 gene encoding lipid-binding protein LSP1 (ancestral locus Anc_8.85), giving the protein MHKTYSLRNQRTPTASELQQPPPPPATTKSKFFGKASLASTFRKSTAANFGPELSRKLSQLVKTEKGVLRALEVVANERRAAARQLSLWGYDNDDDVSDVTDKLGVLMYELGELQDQFIDKYDQYRVTLKSIRNIEASVQPSRDRKEKITDEIAHLKYKEPNSTKIPVLEQELVRAEAESLVAEAQLSNITREKLKAAYNYLFDSMRELAEKFALIAGYGKALLELLDDSPVTPGEARPAYDGYDASRQIIMDAEAALEAWTLDIAAVKPTLSFHQTMDDVYGEVDEEEEEQEPQEEVDDGAHEIEQGEGEQQEEIWDDEGDAQVPQA; this is encoded by the coding sequence ATGCACAAAACCTACTCACTAAGAAACCAGAGAACTCCCACCGCCTCCGAGTTACAACAACCGCCACCACCACCAGCCACCACCAAGTCCAAGTTCTTCGGTAAGGCCTCATTGGCCTCCACCTTCCGTAAGTCGACCGCCGCCAATTTCGGTCCTGAACTATCCCGTAAGTTGTCCCAGCTGGTCAAGACTGAGAAGGGTGTCCTAAGGGCCCTGGAAGTGGTCGCCAACGAAAGACGCGCCGCCGCTAGACAATTGTCCCTTTGGGGGTACGATAACGACGATGATGTCTCAGACGTCACTGATAAGTTGGGAGTGTTGATGTACGAATTGGGTGAGTTGCAGGATCAATTCATCGATAAGTACGATCAGTACCGTGTCACTTTGAAATCCATTAGGAATATTGAAGCTTCCGTGCAACCTTCTAGAGATAGAAAGGAGAAGATTACGGATGAAATTgctcatttgaaatataagGAACCAAACTCTACAAAGATCCCTGTGTTGGAACAGGAATTGGTGAGAGCCGAGGCAGAATCATTGGTCGCAGAGGCTCAATTGTCGAATATTACTAGGGAGAAATTAAAGGCAGCatataattatttgttcGATTCAATGAGAGAATTGGCAGAGAAATTCGCTTTGATTGCAGGCTACGGGAAGGCACTATTGGAGTTGTTAGATGATTCTCCAGTGACACCAGGGGAGGCAAGACCCGCTTATGACGGATATGATGCTTCAAGACAAATTATTATGGATGCGGAAGCCGCTTTGGAAGCATGGACTTTGGATATCGCAGCTGTCAAACCAACTTTATCATTCCATCAAACAATGGATGACGTTTATGGCGAAGTggacgaagaagaagaagagcaGGAACCTCAAGAAGAAGTGGACGATGGTGCACACGAAATTGAACAAGGAGAAGGTGAACAACAAGAGGAAATCTGGGATGATGAAGGTGATGCTCAGGTACCACAAGCCTAG
- the AEP3 gene encoding Aep3p (ancestral locus Anc_8.84) → MDDGWLVGVISSIYLSIKSIINMDGNSAYRKKKAKYYIKVNNRSNILERIDTDEWMNVFARLNRLVTTHGIEQGIRTTRVSPQGVESSPKPKRRKQQQQIKGQDKIVKKNMYLVGRNSQYERRVVQEQLSPLRVHEFGRSALKDDYQVGHARENYQQLRKINTDPRFKYIKVEKSQSLLKMMLPRLMQLTDPSASPMMDNHEESKVVYSNFSTSEIPKVPDFSADDESSSRRLEEYIGMLTHTKYYFRSSSQLNGVIPKILRNLMNPMNMKTLPLRTTQMYNDMMLFYSNRFDFATVRELYKQLKILKLKPNVRTFNVMMRSILKNSHIRKTNGALEKEILFVLNQMRKYECHADVYTWTTCYNFLNDELSRDVYMENMIERVGVAMTDRFIYTVLRNQEVDAEGKRDSGLDILKFLVKNQVGINDEKLFHLCLKRFLDAGELDKAWLMMRHYQERRTMMITHETLNLFLIAFAERGRLDLSLLVFNSFMRWGVTPNMDSFDMLYKSMVNCGYTRHFPFIFHYLRLLKIKMGFGERFCYWSVKCRSIIKFNYKMKEADAMDVERCGRKLSRDKFFWDKDHLNWNLSSNGSCPSALTRAFWYIGCQPKWLKKGKIRGHGSNCNLIKSDDGTKIQKNEYRKRIRYVAVQNAMLKRVKYIDDQYGALKEELKDRGLLHVNNKK, encoded by the coding sequence ATGGACGACGGCTGGTTGGTTGGTGTAATATCatctatctatctatcAATAAAATCTATCATCAATATGGATGGAAATTCCGCGtatagaaaaaaaaaggcCAAATACTATATAAAAGTTAACAATCGGTCAAACATTTTAGAAAGGATCGACACAGATGAATGGATGAATGTGTTTGCGAGACTAAATAGACTGGTAACTACACATGGTATTGAGCAAGGAATACGAACGACCCGAGTTTCTCCACAAGGGGTCGAATCTTCACCAAAGCCAAAGCGGAGgaagcaacaacaacagatCAAGGGCCAGGATAAAATtgtgaagaagaatatgtATCTTGTTGGTCGGAATTCACAATACGAAAGAAGAGTGGTGCAAGAACAATTATCACCGTTGCGAGTTCATGAATTTGGCAGATCGGCATTGAAAGATGATTACCAAGTTGGCCATGCACGAGAGAATTATCAGCAATTGCGGAAGATTAATACTGATCCGCgattcaaatatatcaaaGTAGAAAAATCGCAATCgttattgaagatgatgttgCCCCGCTTGATGCAGTTGACTGATCCGAGTGCAAGTCCGATGATGGATAACCATGAGGAATCGAAGGTAGTTTATAGTAATTTTTCCACCTCAGAGATACCGAAAGTACCTGATTTCTCCGCTGATGACGAGTCATCATCTCGGCGATTGGAGGAGTACATTGGCATGCTTACACATACGAAATATTACTTCCGATCATCATCGCAGTTGAACGGTGTGATCCCCAAGATCCTgagaaatttaatgaatccGATGAACATGAAAACCCTGCCGCTGAGAACGACACAGATGTATAACGATATGATGTTATTTTATAGTAATCGATTTGATTTTGCCACCGTGCGTGAGCTTTAcaaacaattgaagatattgaaattgaaaccCAATGTGAGAACATTCAATGTAATGATGCGGtctattttgaagaattcacATATTAGGAAAACAAATGGTGCCCTGGAGAAGGAAATCTTGTTTGTGTTGAATCAGATGAGGAAATACGAATGTCATGCGGATGTGTACACATGGACTACATgttataattttttaaatgatgaattgtcTAGGGATGTATACATGGAGAATATGATTGAACGTGTTGGTGTCGCCATGACTGATCGGTTTATCTACACCGTGTTGAGGAACCAGGAAGTGGATGCGGAGGGTAAGCGGGATAGTGGATTGGATATATTAAAGTTTCTGGTGAAGAATCAAGTTGGTATCAATGATGAGAAACTATTTCATCTttgtttgaaaagatttttaGATGCTGGTGAATTGGATAAGGCTTGGTTGATGATGAGACATTATCAGGAGAGACGAACGATGATGATTACGCACGAGACTTTGaatcttttccttattgCCTTTGCAGAGAGAGGAAGATTGGATTTGTCGTTACTTGTGTTCAACAGTTTCATGCGATGGGGGGTGACACCTAATATGGATTCCTTTGATATGCTGTATAAATCGATGGTTAATTGTGGGTACACACGCCATTTCCCgtttattttccattatttgAGGTTGTTAAAGATTAAGATGGGGTTTGGTGAACGGTTTTGTTATTGGAGTGTTAAATGTCGGTCGATTATTAAGTTTAATTATAAGATGAAAGAGGCGGATGCGATGGACGTGGAACGTTGTGGTAGGAAATTGAGCCgtgataaatttttttgggATAAAGatcatttgaattggaatttgagTTCCAATGGTAGTTGCCCCAGTGCATTGACGCGAGCGTTTTGGTATATTGGATGTCAACCTAAATGGTTAAAGAAAGGCAAGATAAGGGGGCATGGTAGTAATTGTAATTTGATCAAGTCAGATGATGGTACTaagattcaaaaaaatgagTATCGAAAGAGGATACGATATGTGGCAGTGCAGAATGCCATGTTAAAGCGTGTTAAGTATATAGATGATCAATATGGTGCgttgaaagaagaattgaaagatagAGGGTTGTTAcatgtaaataataaaaagtaa
- the SYM1 gene encoding ethanol metabolism protein (ancestral locus Anc_1.384), whose amino-acid sequence MKLFNLYNRCLRTHPKTTNAIMTGTLFGVGDISAQILFAPTEQPKQGDEIEQKKKNFDWHRTSRAVIYGSMIFSFIGDKWYKILQNNVKLPLRFQHNKSLSMLYKVSVDQLAFAPLGVPFYFSCMTIMEGGTMKDVETKIKTQWWRTLVTNWCVWPLFQMVNFTWVPLQHRLLAVNVVAIFWNTYLSYMNSRVPLEKQYPVHYPPVVE is encoded by the coding sequence ATGAAACTGTTCAATTTGTATAACCGCTGTCTAAGAACCCATCCCAAGACTACAAATGCTATCATGACTGGGACTTTATTCGGAGTAGGGGATATTAGTGCCCAAATACTATTTGCCCCTACTGAACAACCAAAACAAGGTGATGAGATTGagcaaaagaagaagaacttcGACTGGCATAGAACTTCTAGAGCTGTTATTTACGGGTCAATGATTTTCTCGTTCATTGGAGACAAATGGTACAAGATTCTACAAAATAACGTGAAGTTGCCACTACGGTTTCAACATAACAAGAGCCTCTCCATGCTTTACAAAGTGAGTGTTGATCAATTGGCATTTGCACCCCTGGGGGTGCCCTTCTATTTCAGTTGTATGACGATTATGGAAGGTGGGACCATGAAGGATGTGGAGACAAAGATCAAGACACAATGGTGGAGGACACTAGTGACTAATTGGTGTGTTTGGCCATTGTTTCAAATGGTTAATTTCACTTGGGTGCCCTTACAACATCGATTATTGGCAGTAAATGTTGTAGCAATCTTTTGGAACACTTATTTGTCGTATATGAATTCTCGAGTTCCTTTGGAAAAACAGTATCCTGTGCATTATCCGCCCGTGGTGGAGTAA
- the RMD6 gene encoding Rmd6p: MINKGYDMPREKYQLVQCLRIHSPASFFDDLGLKSPQCTLYVMVKDIENLLPGGSSSPTLSYIDTIDEFKFYTITEPDTFHFAEDNVLATVSYKPISESGDCYEATSFTAFAKRCGINIFNASLKHSKDGHLNCNRLIVHVIVEHDLVPYYQDKLHFEEVERGLIKRKDLQSLGFQEGFVAARDFHVSTMERLL, from the coding sequence ATGATAAACAAAGGCTACGACATGCCAAGAGAAAAGTATCAGCTTGTCCAATGTCTCAGAATTCATTCTCCCGCCTCGTTCTTCGATGACCTAGGTCTTAAAAGTCCTCAGTGTACACTCTACGTCATGGTCAAGGATATCGAAAACTTACTTCCTGGCGGATCCTCTTCTCCCACTTTGTCCTACATTGACACGATTGATGAGTTCAAATTCTACACAATTACGGAACCTGATACCTTCCATTTCGCAGAAGACAACGTCCTAGCCACCGTCTCTTACAAACCAATATCTGAATCAGGGGACTGCTACGAGGCAACCTCATTCACTGCTTTTGCTAAACGTTGTGgtatcaatatcttcaatgcTTCCTTGAAGCATTCCAAAGATGGCCATTTGAATTGTAACAGGTTGATCGTTCATGTCATCGTGGAGCATGACCTGGTGCCATATTATCAGGATAAATTAcattttgaagaagtcGAGCGTGGGTTGATCAAGAGAAAAGATTTACAAAGTCTTGGGTTCCAAGAGGGATTTGTAGCCGCTAGAGACTTCCACGTTTCTACTATGGAAAGACTTTTATAA
- the TFC8 gene encoding transcription factor TFIIIC subunit TFC8 (ancestral locus Anc_8.82), with amino-acid sequence MKDLIVNRKELRSWQKNLVWGKDGTLYLNTSPHITIAQPRFEKEVNGNSKNLFHLKEFPLELESNNKLEFEFAERNTLLNSQPISYVRYCEPSLGGNNNNLLAVLTSNGNVCIFENDVLVANLDDSAAPLAGRIYHSLHWNSNLTANGEYITLGNELGQLVIFQKGNSDNSFHLLKTINLVSDCLEWITSIVEDDNGTLFATLTNNSVYSVKSMYVDDPTIEMIKEPSRFKIFDTKALDGYVVITTTGYFHKINVSTGQHFQFEIGANDGFHIIPVTIDGEQKSTVLLSNKTSCSIQLNDEEITLLPDNIISPHLEKKFKKWNTYWNEYDKYETSLVICGVSISMDGYSVAIMYDIERISLKYRIASEHQYHIKFIPLNTKWEISSKVTGLAWYQAYHIYNKMLPFQGQVEIDLNDPKYDTTLDFKDYLITLLNDNQLNKLRFLNLIEEKASIETFQKLILKYATANVEKVTNPIDKCCIQSLATVLNLPCPIQSDPITIKSEYIEETVDVKLAKDLNQIIAVDGTVWKRCAVSLLPLLTTKVKICPVSKTRIIDINKDSLNDYGWFSRTLLEVFNNNSIYCDTNMISA; translated from the coding sequence ATGAAAGATCTGATAGTGAATAGGAAGGAGTTGAGATCCTGGCAGAAGAATCTAGTTTGGGGCAAGGATGGTACGTTATACTTGAACACATCGCCTCATATCACAATTGCGCAACCGCGTTTCGAGAAGGAAGTGAACGGTAACAGTAAGAATCTATTCCATTTGAAAGAGTTCCCGCTGGAATTGgaatctaataataaattggaGTTCGAGTTTGCTGAGAGGAACACGCTTTTGAATTCACAACCGATTTCATATGTTAGGTATTGCGAACCTTCCCTGGGCggtaataacaataatttattagctGTCTTGACTTCTAATGGGAATGTCTGCATATTTGAAAACGATGTCCTGGTGGCAAATTTGGATGACTCAGCTGCACCATTGGCAGGGAGAATTTACCATTCATTGCATTGGAATTCGAATTTAACTGCTAATGGAGAATATATAACTCTCGGTAATGAATTGGGTCAATTGgtaatctttcaaaaaggTAATTCTGACAACAGTTTCCATCTGCTCAAGACCATCAATTTGGTATCGGACTGCTTGGAGTGGATCACATCCATTGTTGAAGACGATAATGGGACGTTATTTGCAActttaacaaataattcCGTATATTCCGTGAAATCCATGTATGTGGACGACCCCACAATAGAAATGATTAAGGAACCTTCGagatttaaaatatttgatacaAAAGCTTTGGATGGATATGTGGTTATAACCACCACTGGTTATTTCCATAAGATTAATGTCTCCACAGGACAgcatttccaatttgagATCGGCGCCAATGATGGATTCCATATAATCCCAGTGACTATTGACGGTGAACAAAAGTCAACTGTCTTATTATCAAACAAGACATCATGTTCTATTCAATTAAACGATGAGGAAATAACATTATTACCagataatattatttcaccacatttggaaaaaaagtTTAAAAAATGGAACACATATTGGAATGAATATGATAAGTATGAAACGAGTTTGGTAATCTGTGGTGTTTCTATCTCAATGGATGGATATTCTGTGGCTATCATGTACGacattgaaagaatttcGCTGAAATACAGGATTGCATCTGAAcatcaatatcatattAAGTTTATTCCTTTGAATACCAAATGggaaatttcttctaaagTAACTGGGCTAGCGTGGTACCAAGCTTACCATATCTACAATAAAATGTTGCCCTTCCAAGGTCAAGTAGAAATAGATCTTAATGATCCTAAATATGACACTACATTAGATTTCAAGGATTATCTGATAACATTGCTGAATGATAATCAACTGAATAAACTAAGGTTTTTAAATctaattgaagaaaaggcaTCTATTGAAACGTTTCAAAAGctaatattaaaatatgCAACCGCAAATGTAGAAAAGGTTACAAATCCAATAGATAAATGTTGTATACAGTCGTTGGCAACAGTACTCAACCTTCCATGCCCTATCCAATCTGATCCGATAACGATTAAAAGTGAATACATTGAAGAAACGGTTGATGTTAAATTGGCTAAGGatttaaatcaaataattgcCGTTGATGGCACGGTATGGAAACGATGTGCTGTGTCGTTACTTCCTCTTTTAACAACAAAAGTGAAAATATGTCCCGTGAGCAAGACCAGAATCATTGACATTAACAAAGATTCTTTAAATGACTATGGATGGTTTTCACGGACGCTATTAGAAGTCTTTAACAATAACAGCATATATTGTGATACAAACATGATATCTGCTTGA
- the CHL1 gene encoding DNA helicase (ancestral locus Anc_8.81) produces MTPPTVSPTDFHHPYKPYDIQLQLMQCIYDVLSENKKIAILESPTGTGKTLSLICSTITWLRENKTNYLAGISNEKENNNQSENDDDEPDWVNETYKSSILKDKLHLLNEYEKHLDEIDLKPLLKLSSASSLPLSQKRKRTKVKLDVTIKEDEFLPKPYTEDASTPIDKKKDPTEVSRQINELLAKLEAKQPSTSSTPLQDKYQNASPNPVKIYFASRTHSQLNQFASQLRLPSFPSSFSKENDINEKIKYIPLGSKKILCINPNVKKWKTTEAINDACYEVRHSKEGCPYYQNTPEWHTANDTLAFRDNTFAQIHDIEDTVTAGETLGVCPFYAIRDSIPGAEVITLPYQYLLSETMRESLNLELKNSIIIIDEAHNLIDTINSIYSSEVALNDLIYCINGLQVYLSKFKSRLNPGNRVNLLKLIKLLNVIAKFIKENFKKPGQEIDPNDMLNDSNVDMLNIHKLIKYVKVSKVAYKIDTYMQSLQPVEEHQSEKKNSSSSQPLLFRIMSFLTSLSNPKSEGQFFFEKGSKVKYMLMEPSKQFQSILSDSKCVILAGGTMEPIQDFYDNLFPSVPKDQITSFSCDHVIPDSNLNTFILNEPIWEFTFEKRNDTQLINKYLFQFFIKLSTSVPSKGGIVVFFPSYQYLDHVITQWKSNGLFEKLNAIRSIFYESKDGVDPLSDYSETIAKNQGAILFAIVGGKLSEGINFQDDLCRAIVMTGLPYPNVFSGELLVKKKHLEEKILKNGGTKQDVNIATRNFFETICMKAVNQSVGRAIRHANDYANIYLLDKRYATQNIKGKLSHWVANRIQPQTTVDSVMLETRTFFKLHK; encoded by the coding sequence ATGACACCGCCTACAGTTAGTCCAACCGACTTCCACCATCCTTATAAACCATATGATATTCAATTGCAATTGATGCAATGCATCTATGATGTATTatcagaaaataaaaaaatagcCATCTTGGAGAGTCCAACAGGAACGGGCAAAACGTTATCATTGATATGTTCGACGATTACTTGGTTGAGAGAAAACAAAACTAATTACTTAGCTGGGATATCCAATGAAAAGGAGAACAACAATCAATCAGAAAACGACGACGATGAACCGGACTGGGTTAATGAAACGTATAAATCCTCCATTTTGAAAGACAAACTacatttattgaatgagTATGAAAAGCATTTGGAcgaaattgatttaaagCCCCTGTTGAAACTCAGCTCAGCTTCTTCATTACCATTGAGTCAAAAACGGAAACGTACAAAAGTTAAACTAGATGTAACgattaaagaagatgaattcCTACCGAAACCATATACAGAAGATGCATCTACTCCTATCGATAAAAAGAAGGATCCAACCGAAGTAAGTAGACAGATCAATGAATTGTTGGCCAAGTTGGAAGCTAAACAACCTTCCACATCTTCAACGCCATTACAAGATAAGTATCAAAATGCATCACCTAATCCTGTAAAAATATACTTTGCATCAAGAACGCATTCCCAATTAAACCAATTTGCATCACAATTAAGATTACCATCATTtccatcatcattttccaagGAGAATGacataaatgaaaaaataaaatatattcccTTGGGGTCCAAAAAAATACTTTGTATTAATCCAAACGTTaagaaatggaaaactACAGAGGCCATCAATGATGCCTGTTATGAAGTGAGACACTCAAAGGAAGGATGTCCATATTATCAAAACACTCCAGAATGGCATACGGCTAACGATACATTGGCATTTAGAGACAACACTTTTGCACAAATCCATGATATTGAGGACACTGTCACTGCGGGCGAAACTCTTGGTGTTTGCCCCTTTTATGCTATACGTGACTCTATACCTGGAGCTGAAGTAATAACATTACCATACCAATATTTACTGTCGGAAACAATGAGAGAAAGTTTAAACctggaattgaaaaattccataaTAATTATCGATGAAGCCcataatttaattgatacAATTAATTCCATTTATTCTTCTGAAGTTgcattgaatgatttgatcTATTGTATCAATGGGTTACAGGtatatttatcaaaatttaaatcaaGATTGAACCCGGGGAATAGAgtgaatttattaaaattaatcaaaCTATTGAATGTTATTGctaaatttatcaaagaaaattttaaaaaacCAGGTCAGGAGATTGATCCCAATGATATGTTAAATGATTCAAATGTGGATATGTTGAACATTcataaattaattaaatatgTTAAGGTATCCAAAGTGGCATACAAAATTGACACCTACATGCAATCCCTCCAACCAGTAGAAGAACACCAATCcgagaaaaaaaattcatcatcatcacaaCCATTACTCTTTAGGATCATGAGTTTCTTAACATCATTATCGAATCCAAAATCTGAGGgtcaatttttctttgaaaaaggCTCTAAAGTCAAGTATATGCTAATGGAACCAAGTAAGCAATTCCAATCCATATTAAGCGATAGTAAATGTGTAATATTAGCAGGTGGTACTATGGAACCTATCCAAGATTTCTATGATAATCTGTTTCCCAGTGTTCCTAAGGATCAAATAACCTCCTTTTCATGTGATCATGTCATACCAGATTCCAATTTAAACACTTTCATCCTAAATGAACCCATTTGGGAATTTACTTTCgagaaaagaaatgataCACAGTTAATTAATAAGTATCTTTTCCAGttttttatcaaattatCCACCTCTGTTCCATCCAAAGGTGGTATCGTTGTGTTTTTCCCCAGTTATCAATATTTAGACCACGTTATCACCCAATGGAAATCCAATGGGTTATTCGAAAAATTAAATGCCATCAGatcaatattttatgaATCGAAAGATGGGGTAGACCCCCTATCAGATTATTCTGAAACAATTGCAAAGAACCAAGGTGCAATATTATTTGCAATTGTAGGAGGCAAACTTTCAGAGGGAATTAATTTCCAGGATGACTTGTGTAGAGCAATAGTAATGACAGGTTTACCGTACCCGAATGTATTTAGCGGTGAACTattggtgaagaagaaacatttggaggaaaaaatattaaagaatgGTGGCACCAAACAAGATGTTAACATTGCAACAAGGAacttttttgaaactatTTGCATGAAAGCTGTGAATCAAAGTGTTGGACGTGCCATTAGGCATGCTAATGATTATGCAAATATTTATCTTCTTGACAAGAGGTATGCCactcaaaatattaagGGCAAATTATCTCACTGGGTGGCAAATAGAATTCAGCCGCAAACGACTGTAGACTCAGTGATGCTTGAAACTAGGACATTCTTCAAACTCCATAAATAG
- the NCAS0J00710 gene encoding uncharacterized protein has protein sequence MFVHYHVSTQQACTFHGDISLDTLGSKNDDTVDNVLRELENKLGEGPLSRREEYVLPSGPHSVFLFCNVDEPNFDKILKVCSFDDDERFKDANTYAYMMEDKGNNWKIFRFSLLRSVDLLNQSRLLFVLVGREVTVVISLLDSETIQGKLVTRMEHEKTISSLYSWIVDENTKNLMYLRDEMRELYATARVGMPQEETIKKLIETLRFLFFFSEQYFSMLKAITEMFGGDHEIQVKLAAQVRNAGFFHHECNEKLKTTLRELGVSEEEITSIHARMIGSESN, from the coding sequence ATGTTTGTTCATTATCACGTTTCGACTCAACAAGCTTGCACCTTCCATGGTGACATTTCCTTAGACACACTTGGATCCAAAAATGATGACACGGTGGATAATGTGTTAAGGgaattagaaaataaattaggTGAAGGACCACTTTCAAGAAGGGAGGAATATGTTTTGCCATCGGGTCCGCATTCAGTTTTCCTATTTTGTAATGTTGACGAGCcaaattttgataagaTTTTAAAAGTTTGTTCATTTGACGATGACGAAAGGTTTAAGGATGCTAATACGTATGCGTATATGATGGAAGATAAGGGTAAtaattggaagattttCAGGTTTTCGCTTTTGAGGAGTGTGGATCTTTTAAATCAATCGCGTCTTTTATTTGTTCTAGTTGGGAGGGAAGTTACAGTTGTTATTAGTCTTTTAGATTCTGAAACAATCCAGGGGAAGCTTGTTACTCGGATGGAGCACGAGAAGACTATTTCCAGTCTTTACTCTTGGATTGTTGATGAGAATACCAAGAATCTTATGTATTTGAGAGATGAAATGCGCGAGCTTTATGCTACGGCCAGGGTCGGTATGCCGCAGGAAGAGACAATAAAGAAACTTATAGAGACGCTTAGGTTtctatttttcttttcagaGCAATATTTTAGTATGTTGAAAGCCATTACGGAAATGTTTGGTGGTGATCATGAAATTCAAGTAAAATTGGCAGCTCAAGTTCGTAATGCTGGTTTCTTCCATCACGAATGCAAcgagaaattgaaaaccACGTTGCGAGAGTTAGGGGTTTccgaagaagaaattacaTCTATCCATGCACGTATGATAGGCTCTGAAAGTAATTAG